The Rhodococcus triatomae genome includes a window with the following:
- the pdxH gene encoding pyridoxamine 5'-phosphate oxidase — MRVGYGERGARAEEPHLDADAVADGWLPLLRVWLEAAVEAELPEPNAMTLATVDHDGRPRTRTVLCKGLSEDGVLFFTNYDSDKARQLAASPYAAATFTWAPLAHQVTVCGRVEKVDPTVTEEYWSSRPRGSQLGAWASRQSRPIASRADLDAALVEAGHRFGSGRIPVPPFWGGLLLRPESVEFWQGRADRMHNRIRATQADGRWRVERLQP; from the coding sequence ATGCGGGTGGGATACGGGGAACGCGGGGCCCGCGCGGAGGAACCGCACCTCGACGCGGACGCGGTGGCCGACGGCTGGCTGCCGTTGCTGCGGGTCTGGCTCGAGGCCGCCGTCGAGGCGGAACTCCCCGAACCCAACGCCATGACTCTCGCCACCGTCGACCACGACGGTCGGCCTCGCACCCGCACCGTTCTCTGCAAGGGACTGAGCGAGGACGGCGTGCTGTTCTTCACCAACTACGACTCCGACAAGGCCCGCCAGCTCGCCGCATCCCCGTACGCCGCGGCGACGTTCACCTGGGCGCCGCTCGCCCACCAGGTGACGGTGTGCGGGCGGGTGGAGAAGGTGGACCCCACGGTCACCGAGGAGTACTGGAGCAGCCGTCCCCGCGGATCCCAGCTCGGTGCGTGGGCCTCACGCCAGTCCCGCCCGATCGCCTCCCGCGCCGACCTCGACGCGGCACTGGTGGAGGCGGGGCACCGGTTCGGTTCCGGTCGCATTCCGGTCCCGCCGTTCTGGGGCGGGCTGCTCCTGCGGCCGGAGTCGGTCGAGTTCTGGCAGGGCCGGGCCGACCGCATGCACAACCGCATCCGGGCCACGCAGGCGGACGGCCGATGGCGCGTGGAGAGGCTGCAACCGTGA
- the serC gene encoding phosphoserine transaminase: MTTPIIPADLLPADGRFGCGPSKVRPEQLQSLVDVGASVFGTSHRQKPVKDVVGRVRSGLRELFSLPEGYEVVLGNGGTTAFWDAAAFGLIRERSQHFTYGEFSSKFASVAKANPFIGDPVVVSADPGSAPEIVADGSVDLIGWAHNETSTGVAVPVTRPAGSENALVAIDATSGAGGLPVTVTDSDVYYFAPQKSFAADGGLWLALMSPKALERVAEIKDSGRWTPDFLSLPIAVDNSSKDQTYNTPALATLLLLVDQIEWINGNGGLDWATARTKDSSSRLYQWAEASEFATPFVTDPALRSQVVGTIDFDDAVDAAAVAKILRANGVVDTEPYRKLGRNQLRIGMFPAIDPEDVTQLTKAIDWVVGQL, from the coding sequence ATGACCACACCGATCATCCCCGCCGACCTCCTGCCCGCCGACGGACGTTTCGGCTGTGGCCCGTCCAAGGTGCGACCGGAGCAGCTGCAGTCGCTGGTCGACGTGGGTGCGTCGGTGTTCGGCACCAGCCACCGGCAGAAGCCGGTCAAGGACGTCGTCGGGCGCGTGCGTTCCGGGCTGCGTGAGCTGTTCTCGCTGCCCGAGGGCTACGAGGTCGTCCTCGGCAACGGCGGCACCACCGCGTTCTGGGACGCAGCGGCGTTCGGCCTGATCCGGGAGCGCTCGCAGCACTTCACCTACGGCGAGTTCTCCTCGAAGTTCGCCTCCGTCGCGAAGGCCAACCCGTTCATCGGCGATCCGGTCGTCGTGTCGGCGGACCCGGGTTCGGCACCGGAGATCGTCGCTGACGGGTCGGTCGACCTCATCGGCTGGGCGCACAACGAGACGTCGACGGGTGTCGCGGTTCCGGTCACCCGGCCCGCCGGTTCGGAGAACGCGCTCGTCGCGATCGACGCGACGTCCGGCGCCGGTGGCCTGCCCGTCACCGTCACCGACTCGGACGTCTACTACTTCGCACCGCAGAAGTCCTTCGCCGCGGACGGCGGCCTGTGGCTGGCCCTCATGAGCCCGAAGGCGCTCGAGCGGGTCGCGGAGATCAAGGACTCGGGCCGCTGGACGCCCGACTTCCTGTCCCTGCCCATCGCGGTGGACAACAGCAGCAAGGATCAGACGTACAACACGCCTGCCCTCGCGACGCTGCTGCTGCTGGTCGACCAGATCGAGTGGATCAACGGAAACGGCGGTCTGGACTGGGCCACCGCACGCACGAAGGACTCGTCGTCGCGGCTGTACCAGTGGGCCGAGGCCAGTGAGTTCGCGACGCCGTTCGTCACCGACCCGGCCCTGCGATCGCAGGTCGTCGGCACCATCGACTTCGACGACGCCGTCGACGCCGCCGCGGTCGCGAAGATCCTGCGCGCCAACGGCGTCGTGGACACCGAGCCGTACCGCAAGCTCGGCCGAAACCAGCTGCGCATCGGCATGTTCCCGGCGATCGATCCCGAGGACGTCACGCAGCTGACGAAGGCCATCGACTGGGTCGTCGGCCAGCTCTGA
- the sfnG gene encoding dimethylsulfone monooxygenase SfnG produces the protein MSTERVTDEVKFAYWVPNVSGGLVTSDIEQRTSWDYEYNKKLARTAEDNGFEYALSQVRYEASYGAEYQHESTSFSLALLLATERLKVIAAVHPGLWQPAVLAKLGATADHLSNGRFAVNVVSGWFKDEFTHLGEPWLEHDERYRRSGEFLQVLRKIWTEDDVDFRGDFYRIHDFTLKPKPLNSPERPNPELFQGGNSSAARVNGGRYADWYFSNGKDYDGVTEQILDLRRHAREAEREVKFGLNGFIIARDTEKEARDTLREIVDKANKPAVEGFRSAVQQAGNSTADKTGMWADSSFEDLVQYNDGFRTQLIGTPEQIAHRIVEYRRRGVDLILGGFLHFQEEIEYFGANVLPLVRELEAAESGDRELVGV, from the coding sequence ATGTCTACCGAACGCGTCACGGACGAGGTCAAGTTCGCCTACTGGGTGCCCAATGTCAGCGGGGGTCTCGTCACGTCCGACATCGAACAGCGGACCAGCTGGGATTACGAGTACAACAAGAAGCTGGCCCGGACCGCCGAGGACAACGGCTTCGAGTACGCCCTCAGCCAGGTGCGATACGAGGCCAGTTACGGTGCCGAGTACCAGCACGAATCGACCAGCTTCAGTCTCGCGCTCCTGCTGGCGACCGAGCGGCTGAAGGTGATCGCCGCGGTGCATCCAGGGCTCTGGCAGCCGGCCGTCCTGGCCAAGCTCGGCGCCACCGCCGACCACCTGTCGAACGGACGGTTCGCCGTCAACGTCGTCAGCGGCTGGTTCAAGGACGAGTTCACGCACCTCGGCGAGCCGTGGCTCGAGCACGACGAACGCTATCGGCGCAGTGGCGAGTTCCTGCAGGTGCTCCGCAAGATCTGGACCGAGGACGACGTCGACTTCCGCGGGGACTTCTACCGGATCCACGATTTCACGCTCAAGCCGAAGCCACTGAACTCGCCGGAGCGTCCCAATCCCGAGTTGTTCCAGGGTGGCAATTCGTCGGCGGCACGGGTCAACGGCGGCCGCTACGCGGACTGGTACTTCTCGAACGGGAAGGACTACGACGGTGTCACCGAGCAGATCCTCGACCTGCGTCGGCATGCACGGGAGGCCGAGCGGGAGGTCAAGTTCGGGCTCAACGGCTTCATCATCGCGCGGGACACCGAGAAGGAGGCCCGCGACACCCTCCGCGAGATCGTCGACAAGGCGAACAAGCCTGCCGTGGAAGGATTCCGCTCCGCCGTCCAGCAGGCCGGAAACTCGACCGCCGACAAGACGGGTATGTGGGCGGATTCGTCGTTCGAGGACCTGGTCCAGTACAACGACGGATTCCGGACCCAGCTGATCGGTACGCCCGAGCAGATCGCGCACCGCATCGTCGAGTACCGGCGCCGCGGCGTCGACCTGATCCTCGGCGGGTTCCTCCACTTCCAGGAGGAGATCGAGTATTTCGGGGCCAACGTCCTGCCGCTGGTCCGCGAACTCGAAGCTGCCGAGAGCGGAGATCGCGAGCTCGTCGGCGTCTGA
- a CDS encoding MFS transporter, whose protein sequence is MRRFLADTTPLRNTDYRRLWTAGIVTVIGGQLSIVAVPQQVFDITGSSAYVGLTGAFALVPLIVFGLWGGALADAMDRRTLLMITSGGLGITAVLFWAQAAAGLDNVWVVLSLLALQQAFFAVNQPTRSAIIPRLIPATQLPAANSLNMTVMQFGAIAGPLLAGVMIPVVGLSTLYLLDSVALLATLWAAYRLPALRPTGESRRAGLREVFAGFAYLATQKVLLASFVVDIIAMVFGMPRALFPQIAHETFGDPSSGGLALGLLFAAMSVGAVLGGVFSGWLPRVRRQGLAVIVCIVLWGLAMVGFGVVVGLAAPGSSAVFLWAALAFLAFGGAVDMISAAFRSTMLQQVATDEMRGRLQGVFIVVVAGGPRIGDVAHGAAAYAAGTAVAAAGGGILVVVGVVIAAFAFPMLVRYRVQR, encoded by the coding sequence GTGAGGCGTTTCCTCGCCGACACCACGCCGCTGCGCAACACGGACTATCGCCGACTGTGGACGGCGGGCATCGTCACCGTCATCGGCGGCCAGCTCAGCATCGTCGCCGTGCCGCAGCAGGTGTTCGACATCACCGGCAGTTCGGCGTACGTCGGCCTGACGGGGGCGTTCGCCCTCGTTCCGCTCATCGTCTTCGGGCTGTGGGGCGGCGCGCTCGCGGACGCGATGGACCGCCGGACCCTGCTGATGATCACCTCGGGCGGCCTCGGGATCACCGCCGTGCTGTTCTGGGCGCAGGCCGCGGCGGGCCTGGACAACGTGTGGGTGGTGCTGTCGCTGCTCGCCTTGCAGCAGGCGTTCTTCGCGGTCAACCAGCCGACGCGCAGCGCGATCATCCCGAGGCTGATACCGGCGACGCAGCTGCCTGCCGCCAACTCGCTCAACATGACGGTGATGCAGTTCGGCGCGATCGCGGGCCCACTGCTGGCCGGCGTGATGATCCCGGTCGTCGGACTGTCGACGCTGTACCTCCTCGACTCGGTGGCACTGCTCGCCACGCTGTGGGCGGCCTACAGGCTGCCCGCCCTCAGACCCACCGGCGAGTCCCGGCGGGCCGGGCTCCGGGAGGTGTTCGCGGGGTTCGCCTACCTGGCGACGCAGAAGGTGCTGCTCGCCTCGTTCGTCGTGGACATCATCGCCATGGTGTTCGGTATGCCGCGGGCGCTGTTCCCGCAGATCGCCCACGAGACGTTCGGTGACCCGTCGTCCGGGGGACTCGCCCTCGGTCTGCTGTTCGCGGCGATGTCCGTGGGCGCGGTACTCGGCGGCGTCTTCTCCGGCTGGTTGCCACGGGTCCGCAGACAGGGGCTCGCGGTGATCGTGTGCATCGTCCTGTGGGGCCTGGCGATGGTGGGCTTCGGTGTCGTCGTCGGGCTGGCCGCGCCCGGCTCGAGCGCGGTGTTCCTGTGGGCCGCGTTGGCCTTCCTGGCGTTCGGTGGTGCGGTCGACATGATCTCGGCGGCGTTCCGCAGCACGATGCTCCAGCAGGTCGCCACCGACGAGATGCGCGGCCGGTTGCAGGGCGTGTTCATCGTCGTGGTCGCCGGTGGCCCGCGGATCGGTGACGTCGCGCACGGTGCCGCGGCGTACGCGGCCGGAACCGCCGTGGCCGCCGCCGGTGGCGGAATCCTCGTCGTCGTGGGCGTGGTGATCGCGGCGTTCGCCTTCCCGATGCTGGTGCGCTACCGCGTGCAGCGCTGA
- a CDS encoding sensor histidine kinase: protein MRLPLSLRTRVAVATGLGATIIVAALGVLVAHAIAQNNLAQLDRRLEAASSIFVPNAAIAGPFLGAFGDEGAFAVTIRDNGGGVRSSTPTRLPELDNGAHTVRIDDIAFRTYTATVPATDFRISIAVPFAEAQDVTSDQQQQVVIVGVLAVAAASALGWLFGGRAVRPLVDLTRRIANREPDLTPASSGVREADALATAAESMLRDVADAQEATTAALATARDFAAVSAHELRTPLTAMRTDIEVLSTLELTEEQRTEILADLARAQLRIEATLSDLERLAKGELSTEKDFANTDLRDIADLAAQDARRHFPDAAVTVHAEPVMVRGLPGGLRLTLDNAVSNALRHGQARTVEIRLHRGADGMVTILVDDDGHGIPDAERAAVFERFRRGSAAVKSGSGLGLALVAQQAALHGGRAYFTDSPLGGARLVVELPIARGPNGN, encoded by the coding sequence GTGAGGCTGCCACTGTCGCTCCGCACCCGCGTGGCCGTCGCGACCGGGCTCGGCGCGACGATCATCGTCGCCGCACTCGGTGTCCTCGTCGCCCACGCGATCGCTCAGAACAACCTCGCCCAACTGGACCGCCGGCTGGAAGCGGCCTCGAGCATCTTCGTCCCCAACGCCGCGATCGCCGGTCCCTTCCTGGGTGCCTTCGGCGACGAGGGCGCCTTCGCCGTGACGATTCGGGACAACGGGGGCGGCGTGCGCTCGAGCACACCGACGCGGCTGCCCGAGCTCGACAACGGCGCCCACACCGTACGCATCGACGACATCGCCTTCCGCACCTACACCGCGACCGTTCCCGCCACCGACTTCCGGATCTCGATCGCGGTCCCGTTCGCCGAGGCGCAGGACGTGACGAGCGACCAGCAGCAGCAGGTGGTGATCGTCGGTGTCCTCGCGGTGGCTGCTGCCAGTGCGCTCGGCTGGCTGTTCGGCGGCCGCGCCGTGCGCCCGCTGGTGGATCTGACCCGTCGGATCGCGAACCGCGAACCCGACCTCACCCCGGCCTCGTCCGGCGTCCGGGAGGCGGACGCGCTCGCCACGGCCGCCGAGTCGATGCTGCGGGACGTGGCGGACGCCCAGGAAGCCACCACGGCCGCGCTGGCGACGGCCCGGGATTTCGCCGCGGTCTCCGCGCACGAGTTACGCACCCCGCTCACCGCCATGCGGACGGACATCGAGGTGCTGAGCACCCTCGAGCTCACCGAGGAGCAGCGTACCGAGATCCTCGCCGACCTGGCCCGAGCCCAACTACGGATCGAGGCGACCCTGTCGGACCTGGAGCGGCTCGCGAAGGGCGAGTTGTCCACCGAGAAGGACTTCGCGAACACCGACCTCCGCGACATCGCCGACCTCGCCGCACAGGACGCGCGGCGGCACTTCCCCGACGCCGCGGTGACGGTCCACGCCGAGCCGGTGATGGTGCGTGGCCTGCCCGGCGGGCTGCGGCTGACCCTCGACAATGCCGTCAGCAACGCTCTCCGGCACGGACAGGCGCGCACCGTGGAGATCCGGTTGCACCGCGGCGCCGACGGGATGGTGACAATCCTCGTCGACGACGACGGGCACGGGATTCCCGACGCCGAACGCGCCGCGGTGTTCGAGCGGTTCCGGCGCGGCAGCGCTGCCGTGAAGAGCGGTTCCGGGCTGGGCCTCGCGCTCGTCGCCCAACAGGCCGCCCTGCACGGGGGGCGCGCCTACTTCACCGACAGCCCGCTCGGTGGCGCCCGCCTCGTCGTCGAACTCCCCATCGCGCGCGGACCGAACGGGAACTGA
- a CDS encoding citrate synthase 2, whose product MAASAVPEDFVSGLEGVVAFTSDIAEPDKDGGALRYRGVDIEDLVGRQVTFGNVWALLVDGRFGPGLPPAEPFPLPIHTGDVRVDVQAGLAMLAPIWGYEPLLDIDDDTARENLARASVMALSYVAQSARGIYVPAVPQKRIDEAKTVTERFMVRWKGEPDPAHVEAIDAYWVSAAEHGMNASTFTARVIASTGADVAASLSGAIGAMSGPLHGGAPARVLPMIEETEKTGDARALVKGILDRKEKLMGFGHRVYRAEDPRARVLRATAKRLNAPRYEAAAALEQAALAELRERRPDRAIETNVEFWAAVILDFAEVPAHMMPAMFTCGRTAGWCAHILEQKRLGKLVRPAAIYTGPAPRDPDSVEGWDQISHS is encoded by the coding sequence ATGGCAGCGAGCGCAGTGCCGGAGGATTTCGTCAGCGGACTCGAAGGCGTCGTCGCCTTCACCAGTGACATCGCCGAACCGGACAAGGACGGCGGTGCCCTGCGGTACCGCGGCGTCGACATCGAGGACCTGGTCGGCCGCCAGGTGACTTTCGGCAACGTGTGGGCGCTGCTCGTGGACGGGCGCTTCGGCCCCGGCCTCCCGCCCGCCGAGCCGTTCCCCCTCCCCATCCACACCGGCGACGTCCGCGTCGACGTGCAGGCCGGACTCGCGATGCTGGCCCCGATCTGGGGATACGAGCCGCTGCTGGACATCGACGACGACACCGCGCGGGAGAACCTGGCCCGCGCCTCGGTGATGGCGCTGTCCTACGTGGCCCAGTCCGCCCGCGGCATCTACGTGCCCGCCGTTCCGCAGAAGCGCATCGACGAGGCGAAGACCGTCACGGAGCGGTTCATGGTCCGTTGGAAGGGCGAGCCGGATCCGGCGCACGTCGAGGCGATCGACGCGTACTGGGTGTCCGCCGCCGAGCACGGCATGAATGCCTCCACCTTCACCGCCCGGGTCATCGCCTCGACGGGAGCGGACGTCGCGGCGTCCCTGTCGGGCGCCATCGGTGCCATGTCCGGCCCGCTGCACGGCGGTGCCCCGGCCCGGGTGCTGCCGATGATCGAGGAGACCGAGAAGACCGGCGACGCGCGCGCACTGGTCAAGGGCATCCTCGACCGCAAGGAAAAGCTGATGGGCTTCGGGCACCGGGTGTACCGGGCCGAGGACCCCCGTGCCCGTGTGCTCCGCGCCACCGCCAAGCGCCTGAACGCGCCCCGATACGAGGCTGCGGCCGCGCTCGAACAGGCCGCGCTCGCGGAGCTGCGCGAACGCCGCCCGGACCGCGCGATCGAGACCAACGTCGAGTTCTGGGCCGCGGTCATCCTCGACTTCGCCGAGGTGCCGGCGCACATGATGCCGGCGATGTTCACCTGTGGCCGCACCGCCGGATGGTGCGCACACATCCTGGAACAGAAGCGTCTGGGCAAGCTCGTCCGCCCCGCCGCGATCTACACCGGCCCCGCTCCCCGCGACCCCGATTCGGTCGAGGGTTGGGACCAGATCTCGCACAGCTAG
- a CDS encoding response regulator transcription factor, which translates to MNESTSVLVVDDDEDVRTSLERGLRLSGFTVVTAVDGADALRKVNELRPDAMVLDMNMPVLDGTGVVTALRAMSNDIPVCVLSARSTVDDRISGLESGADDYLVKPFVLAELIARIRAMLRRRGAAPPSDATAPVRIGGLDIDLAGHRVRRDGSEIPLTKREFELLDVLARNQGIVLSRERLLELVWGYDFVADTNVVDVFVGYLRRKFETDGAPRILHTVRGVGFVLREPE; encoded by the coding sequence CTCGAGCGCGGGCTGCGACTGTCCGGGTTCACCGTCGTGACGGCGGTCGACGGCGCGGACGCCCTGCGCAAGGTCAACGAACTCCGCCCCGATGCGATGGTGCTGGACATGAACATGCCCGTCCTCGACGGCACCGGCGTGGTCACCGCGCTGCGGGCGATGAGCAACGACATCCCGGTGTGTGTACTCAGCGCACGCAGCACCGTCGACGACCGGATCTCCGGACTCGAATCGGGCGCCGACGACTATCTCGTGAAACCGTTCGTGCTGGCCGAACTGATCGCCCGGATCCGGGCGATGTTGCGTCGCCGCGGCGCCGCTCCGCCGTCCGACGCGACGGCACCGGTACGGATCGGCGGTCTCGACATCGATCTCGCCGGTCACCGGGTGCGCCGGGACGGCTCGGAGATCCCCCTCACCAAACGCGAGTTCGAACTCCTCGACGTACTGGCCCGCAACCAGGGCATCGTGCTCAGTCGTGAGCGGCTGCTCGAACTGGTGTGGGGGTACGACTTCGTCGCGGACACGAATGTGGTCGACGTGTTCGTCGGCTACCTGCGCCGCAAGTTCGAGACCGACGGGGCGCCGCGGATCCTGCACACCGTGCGCGGCGTGGGTTTCGTGTTGCGGGAGCCGGAGTGA
- a CDS encoding FKBP-type peptidyl-prolyl cis-trans isomerase gives MSKPEIEFQGGPAPTDLVVKDLVVGEGAEAIPGGTVDVHYVGVEFDSGEEFDSSWSRGQSIQFPLRGLIKGWQDGIPGMKVGGRRQLTIPPELAYGPAGSGHPLSGKTLVFVIDLLDAKE, from the coding sequence ATGAGCAAGCCCGAGATCGAGTTCCAGGGCGGACCGGCGCCCACGGATCTGGTGGTGAAGGACCTCGTCGTCGGCGAGGGCGCCGAGGCAATCCCCGGTGGCACCGTCGACGTCCACTACGTGGGCGTCGAGTTCGACAGCGGCGAGGAGTTCGACTCCTCGTGGAGCCGCGGCCAGTCCATCCAGTTCCCGCTGCGCGGCCTGATCAAGGGCTGGCAGGACGGCATTCCCGGCATGAAGGTCGGCGGCCGTCGCCAGCTGACCATCCCGCCGGAGCTGGCCTACGGCCCCGCCGGTTCGGGTCACCCGCTCTCCGGCAAGACCCTGGTCTTCGTGATCGATCTGCTCGACGCCAAGGAGTGA
- a CDS encoding aldose 1-epimerase family protein translates to MAEPVSYEIRGGGYRAVVLSAGAALAALEREGTGTPRALTETWDVTARPPLGAGSILAPWPNRIRDGRFDFDGVPHRLAITEPALGNASHGFVRRLPWRVTDRAPDRVTLAVDIGLHEGWPYPLHTTVTYRLAADGLTVTHTAVNTGVVPAPFGLGVHPYLRAGDFPVDECSLTLAAGTRLPLDDRMIPAAPSQPVAGSRFDFTSPRPLRGVVLDTPFSALLPDGDGRARHRLSSPDGIATELWTSPAFRWLQVFTAGDEVGKPFPGRGRALAVEPMTCPPDAFNSGVDVVVLAPDRSWEGSWGLAAVWE, encoded by the coding sequence ATGGCCGAGCCGGTGTCGTACGAGATTCGTGGTGGGGGATATCGCGCGGTCGTGCTCTCCGCCGGAGCCGCGCTCGCCGCGCTGGAGCGGGAAGGCACCGGAACGCCGCGCGCACTCACCGAGACGTGGGACGTCACCGCCCGCCCGCCGCTCGGCGCGGGCTCGATCCTCGCGCCCTGGCCCAATCGGATCCGCGACGGCCGGTTCGACTTCGACGGCGTCCCCCACCGGTTGGCGATCACCGAACCCGCACTCGGCAATGCCAGTCACGGGTTCGTCCGGCGCCTGCCGTGGCGGGTGACCGATCGCGCGCCGGACCGGGTCACGCTGGCCGTCGACATCGGCCTGCACGAGGGCTGGCCGTACCCGCTCCACACCACCGTGACCTACCGGCTCGCGGCCGACGGGCTGACCGTCACGCACACGGCCGTGAACACCGGCGTGGTGCCCGCCCCGTTCGGGCTGGGTGTCCACCCGTACCTCAGGGCCGGGGACTTCCCCGTCGACGAGTGTTCGCTCACCTTGGCGGCGGGTACCCGGCTCCCGCTGGACGATCGGATGATCCCTGCCGCGCCGTCACAGCCGGTCGCTGGTTCGCGGTTCGACTTCACCTCCCCGCGGCCGCTGCGCGGCGTCGTCCTCGACACCCCGTTCAGCGCGCTGCTCCCGGACGGCGACGGGCGGGCGCGGCACCGTCTGAGCTCGCCGGACGGCATCGCCACCGAGTTGTGGACGTCCCCGGCCTTCCGCTGGTTGCAGGTGTTCACGGCCGGGGACGAGGTCGGCAAGCCGTTCCCGGGCCGCGGGCGCGCCCTCGCGGTGGAGCCGATGACGTGCCCGCCCGACGCCTTCAATTCGGGTGTCGACGTCGTCGTCCTCGCGCCGGACCGATCGTGGGAGGGCAGCTGGGGCCTGGCGGCCGTGTGGGAGTGA
- a CDS encoding citrate synthase, translated as MPDNDTKPTLTYPGGEHTMSIAKATEGNDGIELGKLLASTGYATLDPGFVNTASTKSAITYIDGEHGILRYRGYPIEQLAEKSTFLEVSYLLIYGELPSTAELDSFTDRIRRHTMLHEDLKRFFDGFPRNAHPMPVLSSAVNALSAYYQDSLDPADPEQVELSTIRLLAKLPTIAAYAYKKSVGQPFLYPDNSLNLVENFLRMTFGFPAEPYEIDPEIARALDMLLILHADHEQNCSTSTVRLVGSSDANLFTSISGGINALWGPLHGGANQAVLEMLDDIKASGGDATEFVRKVKNKEDGVKLMGFGHRVYRNYDPRAAIVKKTAHTILEKLGGDDELLEIAMKLEDAALTDDYFIERKLYPNVDFYTGLIYRAMGFPTRMFTVLFAMGRLPGWIAHWREMHEDPTTKIGRPRQIYTGHTERDYKDAAHR; from the coding sequence GTGCCTGACAATGACACAAAGCCCACGCTTACCTACCCAGGTGGTGAGCACACGATGTCGATTGCCAAGGCAACCGAGGGCAACGACGGGATCGAGCTGGGCAAACTGTTGGCCAGCACCGGGTACGCCACCCTGGACCCGGGCTTCGTCAACACCGCCTCCACCAAGTCCGCGATCACCTACATCGACGGTGAACACGGCATCCTCCGTTACCGCGGCTACCCGATCGAGCAGCTCGCGGAGAAATCGACGTTCCTCGAGGTCAGCTACCTGCTGATCTACGGCGAGCTGCCCTCCACCGCGGAACTCGACTCGTTCACCGACCGCATCCGCCGGCACACCATGCTGCACGAGGATCTCAAGCGCTTCTTCGACGGCTTCCCTCGCAACGCACACCCGATGCCGGTGCTCTCGAGCGCCGTCAACGCGCTGTCGGCGTACTACCAGGACTCGCTGGACCCGGCCGACCCCGAGCAGGTCGAGCTGTCCACGATCCGCCTGCTCGCGAAGCTCCCCACGATCGCGGCCTACGCCTACAAGAAGTCCGTCGGGCAGCCCTTCCTGTACCCGGACAACTCGCTCAACCTGGTCGAGAACTTCCTGCGGATGACCTTCGGATTCCCCGCGGAGCCGTACGAGATCGATCCCGAGATCGCGCGCGCCCTCGACATGCTGCTGATCCTGCACGCCGATCACGAGCAGAACTGCTCGACGTCGACGGTGCGCCTGGTCGGTTCGTCCGACGCCAACCTGTTCACGTCGATCTCCGGTGGCATCAACGCGCTGTGGGGCCCGCTGCACGGTGGTGCGAACCAGGCCGTCCTCGAGATGCTCGACGACATCAAGGCTTCCGGTGGCGACGCCACCGAGTTCGTGCGCAAGGTCAAGAACAAGGAAGACGGGGTGAAGCTCATGGGCTTCGGGCACCGCGTCTACCGCAACTACGACCCGCGTGCGGCGATCGTCAAGAAGACGGCCCACACCATCCTGGAGAAGCTCGGCGGTGACGACGAACTGCTCGAGATCGCGATGAAGCTCGAGGACGCCGCGCTCACCGACGACTACTTCATCGAGCGCAAGCTGTACCCGAACGTCGACTTCTACACCGGCCTGATCTACCGCGCGATGGGCTTCCCGACGCGTATGTTCACGGTGTTGTTCGCTATGGGACGCTTGCCGGGGTGGATTGCCCACTGGCGCGAGATGCACGAGGACCCGACCACCAAGATCGGTCGCCCCCGGCAGATCTACACCGGGCACACCGAGCGTGATTACAAGGACGCGGCACACCGCTGA